The genomic segment CGCTCCAGGGTATCAGAACGCGCGGGTCATCCGCGATGTTCCCCGGCATCGCGGCGCGAGACGCGCGGAGGGTGCCTCAGCGCGGCAGATCGATCGGCGCGGTGCTGGTGCGATCGGGGTCGAAGACCTCGCTTCTGGACGCCGGCTCGCCGCGCAGCTGCGCGAGCCGCTCGTCCTCGCGCCGCTGCGCCTCGGCGAGCCAGTCCCAGCCCGAGGCGGGGCCCGATGCCCGCGCCTCGGGAACCGGCGCGGTCGACGGCCGCTCGCGTCCGAGGTCCACGGTGGCGGACGGCATGGCGGGGGTCGTCGCCGGCGGGAGGGCGGGGGCGATCGCTGCACCGGCGAACTCCGGACGACCGGCCGCTCCGCGGAGGCCCGCCTGCTGGATGACGCGCTGGATCGTCAGGCCGCGGCCGTCGGGATCCCCGACGTAGCGGATATCGCGGAGCCCCTGCTCCTGGGCGGCGGACTCGAACACGAAGTGGCCGTATCCGACGATGCGCCCGATGACGGGCTTGTGGACGGA from the Microbacterium atlanticum genome contains:
- a CDS encoding PH domain-containing protein gives rise to the protein MFDPRIDKHLITDQGERIVDEVRKHWAASVSAALELFAGVVVLLLTFSVPAQAWWVPALLGGAVAVHAVWRLFEQHTDRFVITNMRVFRVHGIVSQRIATMPLTRILDISVHKPVIGRIVGYGHFVFESAAQEQGLRDIRYVGDPDGRGLTIQRVIQQAGLRGAAGRPEFAGAAIAPALPPATTPAMPSATVDLGRERPSTAPVPEARASGPASGWDWLAEAQRREDERLAQLRGEPASRSEVFDPDRTSTAPIDLPR